Proteins found in one Channa argus isolate prfri chromosome 7, Channa argus male v1.0, whole genome shotgun sequence genomic segment:
- the pycard gene encoding apoptosis-associated speck-like protein containing a CARD, which yields MAPKTIRTALAETLEDLSKQNFEKFCHQLLDRREGPRVRRNRVEGKNFLDVADVVVSTFTEAKAVGVVMDILRQIDCNEDAESLAKLAGVQSGDAAGSGGATGNNTRAEGGCSTKHFVDKHKVELIKRVSNIAPILDELLYKDVIQEEVYDKIRAIRTPQDKMRELFSGPLKASVACKDAFYKILEKNEPYLIKDLKENN from the exons ATGGCCCCTAAAACCATACGAACTGCTTTGGCAGAGACATTGGAGGATCTGTCGAAGCAGAACTTTGAAAAATTCTGCCACCAGCTCCTGGACCGCAGGGAGGGACCGCGAGTCAGACGCAACAGGGTGGAGGGGAAAAACTTCTTGGATGTCGCAGACGTTGTGGTTTCGACCTTTACCGAGGCGAAGGCTGTCGGAGTAGTTATGGACATCCTGAGACAGATCGACTGCAACGAGGACGCAGAGAGTCTcg ctAAACTGGCAGGTGTTCAATCCGGAGATG CTGCAGGATCTGGTGGAGCAACTGGTAATAACACTAGGGCAGAAGGAGGATGCTCAA CCAAGCACTTTGTGGACAAACATAAAGTTGAACTCATCAAGAGAGTGAGCAACATCGCGCCCATTTTGGACGAGCTGTTATACAAGGATGTGATCCAAGAAGAAGTTTATGATAAAATCAGAGCTATCCGTACCCCTCAGGATAAGATGAGGGAGCTCTTCTCTGGTCCCCTGAAAGCTAGTGTAGCCTGCAAAGATGCCTTCTACAAAATACTTGAGAAGAATGAGCCATATCTCATCAAAGACCTCAAGGAAAACAACTAG